One Caldanaerobius fijiensis DSM 17918 genomic window carries:
- a CDS encoding response regulator, translated as MKKILVVDDAVFMRMMLKDILKKNGYESIVEAENGVVAVEKYKEEKPDLVLMDITMPEMDGIQAVRAIKAIDPNAKIVMCSAMGQQAMVIEAIQAGARDFIVKPFQHDRVIEAVKKILGS; from the coding sequence ATGAAGAAGATTCTCGTTGTGGATGATGCAGTTTTTATGAGGATGATGCTTAAGGATATATTAAAGAAAAATGGTTATGAGTCAATTGTGGAAGCTGAAAATGGTGTTGTGGCAGTGGAAAAGTATAAAGAGGAAAAACCTGATCTAGTATTAATGGATATAACCATGCCTGAGATGGATGGTATACAGGCGGTAAGAGCTATAAAAGCTATAGATCCAAATGCAAAGATCGTCATGTGCTCAGCTATGGGTCAGCAGGCTATGGTTATAGAAGCGATACAGGCTGGCGCCAGGGATTTTATCGTAAAGCCCTTTCAACATGACAGGGTAATTGAGGCTGTGAAAAAGATATTAGGGAGTTGA
- the fliY gene encoding flagellar motor switch phosphatase FliY — MDDNMLSQEEIDALLKAVNSEQNSSAPVEDLTDQEKDVLGEIGNISMGTSATTLYTLLRNKVSITTPQVKVMTWDELRSEYAIPYVGVLVEYVEGLKGFTMLILKIEDAKKIADLMMGGDGTNADMELSEIVLSAVGEAMNQMVGSASVSLSNMLYTKINISPPKVYVVNFDSDEIKDIPIYGQKIVRISFKMIVGDIIKSEIMQLLPLDFAKALVEKLLSGQQSQSSPESTAEETGSAAEESTYKRIDDVEMRPSKAEEKEAITSTEKSNNAIKSSDKTVKVSPVKFQELEDERVENISNKITLIKDVPLEVTVELGRTHKLIKEILELGPGSIIELNKMAGEPVDILVNGKNVAKGEVVVIDENFGVRITEIL, encoded by the coding sequence ATGGACGATAATATGCTGTCCCAGGAGGAAATTGACGCACTTCTTAAAGCAGTAAACAGTGAGCAAAATTCTTCAGCACCAGTTGAAGATTTGACGGACCAGGAAAAAGACGTTCTGGGTGAAATAGGAAATATAAGCATGGGTACCTCTGCCACTACCCTTTATACATTGCTCAGAAACAAGGTGTCCATAACCACACCCCAGGTTAAGGTGATGACATGGGACGAACTTAGAAGTGAATACGCCATACCTTATGTAGGAGTACTGGTAGAGTATGTTGAGGGCTTAAAAGGATTTACCATGTTAATTTTGAAAATAGAGGACGCAAAGAAAATAGCCGATCTTATGATGGGTGGAGATGGTACCAATGCAGATATGGAATTATCGGAGATAGTATTAAGTGCAGTAGGCGAAGCTATGAATCAGATGGTAGGTTCTGCGTCTGTGTCCCTCTCTAATATGTTATATACCAAAATTAATATATCGCCACCCAAGGTTTATGTGGTCAATTTTGACTCTGATGAAATAAAAGATATCCCTATATATGGGCAAAAAATTGTCAGAATATCTTTCAAGATGATAGTAGGAGATATAATTAAGAGCGAAATCATGCAATTATTGCCTTTGGATTTCGCTAAAGCTCTTGTTGAAAAACTTTTAAGTGGCCAACAGAGCCAATCGTCACCAGAGTCAACAGCTGAAGAAACAGGTTCTGCGGCGGAGGAGAGCACTTATAAAAGGATTGACGATGTTGAGATGAGGCCTTCAAAAGCGGAGGAGAAGGAGGCAATTACATCTACAGAAAAATCCAATAATGCTATAAAGAGCAGTGACAAAACAGTAAAGGTTTCCCCGGTGAAATTTCAGGAACTGGAAGATGAGCGAGTAGAGAATATTTCTAATAAAATTACGCTTATAAAGGATGTGCCGCTTGAGGTGACTGTAGAATTGGGTAGAACCCATAAACTCATAAAAGAGATATTGGAACTGGGTCCTGGATCTATTATAGAGTTGAATAAGATGGCGGGAGAACCTGTGGATATACTGGTAAATGGGAAGAATGTGGCAAAAGGCGAAGTGGTTGTTATTGATGAAAATTTTGGTGTTAGAATTACTGAAATTTTATAA
- the fliM gene encoding flagellar motor switch protein FliM yields the protein MAEILSQSEIDELLNALKSGELDINEAKNIQREHALKVYDFRRPNKLSKEQLRTIGFIFENFSRSLSTFLSGYLRTNVEMEVNTPEQITYYEFIAAVSNVALFAIIDFAPLKGSIIMQVYNDTVYTMVDRILGGNGEGSVIERDFSEIELALMRKVINRILIILDDAWQVMVDVKSKVERIETNAQFIQIVSHNEVVVVVPINVRIGKKEGFINFCIPYVVIEPIVPKLTAKSWFSGSSEVADQWVVEKIENRIKKAYIDIRAILGSTHISVSDFIDLGVGDVIRLDNRANDDIIIMVDGKPKFRARPGLHKKKLAVKITGIIEGGEDDGR from the coding sequence ATGGCAGAGATATTGTCACAGAGCGAAATCGATGAACTCCTCAATGCTCTGAAGTCTGGAGAACTGGACATAAATGAAGCTAAGAACATTCAAAGAGAGCACGCGTTAAAGGTATATGATTTCAGAAGGCCTAATAAACTCTCAAAAGAACAGCTGAGGACAATAGGCTTTATTTTTGAGAATTTTTCGCGATCTCTTTCTACTTTTTTGTCAGGTTATCTTCGCACCAATGTAGAGATGGAAGTAAATACCCCAGAACAGATAACCTATTATGAATTTATAGCGGCGGTGTCCAATGTGGCTCTTTTTGCGATAATAGATTTTGCGCCGCTTAAAGGGTCTATTATAATGCAAGTGTATAATGACACGGTGTACACGATGGTCGATAGGATATTGGGCGGGAATGGTGAAGGTTCTGTTATTGAGAGAGATTTCTCGGAGATCGAGTTAGCACTCATGCGCAAGGTAATCAACAGGATCCTTATTATACTCGACGATGCGTGGCAGGTGATGGTTGATGTAAAATCGAAGGTAGAGAGGATAGAGACCAATGCGCAGTTTATACAGATAGTTTCACATAATGAAGTAGTTGTTGTGGTCCCCATAAATGTTAGAATAGGTAAAAAAGAGGGATTTATCAATTTTTGTATACCCTATGTGGTTATCGAGCCTATTGTGCCCAAGTTAACCGCAAAGTCGTGGTTTTCAGGGAGCAGCGAAGTTGCAGACCAATGGGTTGTTGAGAAGATAGAAAATCGCATAAAAAAAGCTTATATAGATATCAGGGCTATTTTGGGCAGCACTCATATTAGTGTATCCGATTTTATAGATCTGGGTGTGGGAGATGTAATCAGGTTGGACAACCGTGCAAATGACGATATAATAATAATGGTAGATGGCAAACCAAAATTTAGGGCAAGACCAGGCTTACACAAAAAAAAGCTTGCTGTAAAGATTACAGGAATTATTGAAGGAGGTGAAGACGATGGACGATAA
- a CDS encoding flagellar basal body-associated FliL family protein: protein MKNVYLVIIIVLLMIIAGGFAYFMYMQNTGNAAKANIQPQTYFYVLEGDLITNLKDANRYIKVNIELEFADKKVENELKEKNAVIRNAIISILRSQTSTQVSGAEGQERMRKLILSKINEILQKGKIVNVYFDNFIVQ, encoded by the coding sequence ATGAAGAATGTTTATCTTGTAATAATAATAGTACTGCTCATGATAATAGCCGGTGGTTTTGCTTATTTTATGTATATGCAGAATACGGGCAATGCAGCAAAAGCCAATATCCAACCTCAAACCTATTTTTATGTTCTCGAGGGCGATCTTATAACAAACCTTAAGGATGCAAACAGGTATATAAAGGTGAATATAGAACTGGAGTTTGCGGATAAAAAAGTTGAGAACGAGCTTAAAGAAAAGAATGCGGTGATCAGAAATGCTATTATATCTATTTTGAGGAGTCAAACATCAACCCAGGTATCCGGAGCAGAAGGACAGGAGAGGATGAGAAAGCTGATACTTTCAAAGATAAATGAGATTTTACAAAAGGGTAAAATCGTCAATGTATATTTTGATAATTTTATAGTACAGTAG
- a CDS encoding OmpA/MotB family protein codes for MRKNRRFEEDEGVSNEWLNTYADLMSLLLTFFVLLFSMATININKFQTLILSINRGLGIEQIRSIDLKSGEQLNTRIFEDKPPNQDELKKIYEKLGKYINENKMNDKIKLVLDERGLTIRFVDTVLFDTGKADLKPESLEILSKVSNIIKNDNHPIKIEGHTDNVPINNSKYPSNWELSTDRAVTVLKYLVNVHHFPPERLSAEGFGEYRPVVPNNSDANRAKNRRVDIVILRNRSE; via the coding sequence ATGCGCAAAAATCGCAGGTTTGAAGAGGATGAAGGAGTTTCCAATGAATGGCTCAACACTTACGCGGACTTGATGTCGCTTCTTTTAACATTTTTTGTTTTGCTTTTTTCAATGGCTACGATAAATATCAACAAATTTCAAACCCTTATATTATCTATAAACAGAGGTTTAGGCATTGAGCAGATCAGGAGTATTGATCTGAAATCAGGAGAACAGCTTAACACGAGGATATTTGAAGATAAACCTCCTAATCAGGATGAGTTAAAAAAAATTTACGAAAAATTGGGCAAATATATAAATGAAAACAAAATGAACGATAAAATAAAGCTGGTGCTGGATGAAAGAGGTTTGACCATAAGGTTTGTAGATACAGTGCTTTTTGATACAGGTAAGGCGGATTTAAAGCCGGAGTCGTTAGAGATATTGAGCAAAGTTTCTAACATAATCAAGAATGATAATCATCCGATTAAAATAGAAGGGCATACAGATAATGTGCCTATAAATAATAGCAAATATCCCAGCAATTGGGAGTTATCAACAGATAGAGCTGTGACCGTTTTAAAATACCTGGTGAACGTACATCATTTTCCACCGGAAAGGTTATCGGCTGAGGGCTTTGGCGAGTATCGCCCTGTTGTGCCTAACAACAGCGATGCAAACAGGGCCAAAAATAGGAGGGTTGATATCGTCATACTTAGAAATCGCTCAGAGTAA
- a CDS encoding flagellar motor protein: protein MDVASLVGLVAGFTVIIWSIMMSGSIATFIDIPSVLITIGGTITSTLLSCPMSVIIQAFKSAKRVFFQKSMKSEEIIERIIQLANVARREGLLALEDEANGIEDEFLKKGILLVVDGTDPKLVRDIMETELTFIEERRKAESGVFKTMATFAPAFGMIGTLIGLINMLKNLNDPSKVGPGMAVALITTFYGSILAYVLFIPIEKKMDSRSKEESLIREVMIEGILSIQAGENPRIIEQKLRAFFDRPKRRQADEQLEGELDAQKSQV, encoded by the coding sequence TTGGATGTAGCATCGCTTGTAGGTTTAGTAGCCGGTTTCACAGTCATTATCTGGTCAATAATGATGAGCGGCAGTATTGCCACCTTTATTGATATTCCATCTGTATTGATAACAATAGGTGGTACTATTACGAGTACTCTGCTTTCCTGCCCGATGTCAGTAATTATCCAGGCGTTTAAGTCGGCAAAAAGGGTATTTTTTCAAAAATCAATGAAATCTGAAGAGATCATAGAAAGGATAATTCAACTGGCTAATGTAGCCAGGAGGGAAGGCCTGTTAGCGTTGGAGGATGAAGCTAATGGGATTGAGGATGAATTCTTAAAAAAAGGCATACTTTTGGTTGTGGATGGTACGGACCCGAAACTTGTAAGGGATATTATGGAAACGGAGTTAACCTTTATTGAGGAAAGGCGTAAGGCTGAAAGCGGGGTATTTAAAACAATGGCTACTTTTGCCCCTGCCTTTGGAATGATAGGAACTCTTATCGGCTTGATAAACATGCTCAAGAATCTTAACGATCCATCAAAGGTTGGTCCGGGTATGGCGGTTGCCCTTATAACCACCTTTTACGGTTCAATACTGGCATATGTGTTATTTATACCTATAGAGAAGAAAATGGACAGCAGGAGCAAGGAGGAGTCATTAATAAGAGAAGTGATGATTGAAGGCATTTTGTCGATACAGGCAGGTGAAAATCCTAGAATAATAGAGCAGAAATTAAGGGCATTTTTTGATAGACCCAAAAGAAGACAAGCAGATGAACAATTAGAGGGTGAGCTGGATGCGCAAAAATCGCAGGTTTGA
- a CDS encoding flagellar FlbD family protein, with protein MIKVNRLNGKEFVINADLIECIEATPDTVITLTTGNKYVVQQSLDEVIEMVLNYKRQINGCFKVVE; from the coding sequence TTGATAAAAGTCAACAGGTTAAATGGTAAGGAATTTGTCATCAATGCCGATCTCATAGAGTGCATTGAGGCCACGCCTGACACAGTGATAACCCTTACAACAGGGAATAAGTACGTGGTACAACAAAGCCTCGACGAAGTTATAGAGATGGTATTAAATTATAAAAGGCAAATAAATGGATGCTTTAAGGTGGTGGAATAG
- a CDS encoding flagellar hook protein FlgE: MMRSMFSAVSGLKAEQAAMDVIGNNVANVNTVGFKASRVTFKDVMSQLIKGASMPQDNRGGTNPQQVGLGVAIGSIDTLFSQGSSQRTDNPLDVMIDGNGFFTVGDLTGSKSYTRAGNFGVDSNGNLVTAGGLYVYGWQADSTGKVDTSGNLVPLNLYNKISKEAKATQNITIGGNLNANLAVNDSMTYNEMIYDSQGRTHIINLKFTKTGNNTWNLEVTSYDPALGATLNQNGTITPVQILQPTQISFDANGNLINPNPNQNNGRYIINLSVSDSDGAASPQNINLDITPLTQFAGVGNEKDTIKEVSKDGNPAGTMEGFKIDQYGNIIVTYSNGQNFIIGQLAIASISNPMGLEKVGDNLYKLTPNSGEAEYGAAGTGGRGVLNPGSLEMSNVDLAQEFTNMIITQRGYQANSRVITASDTMLQDLINIVR, encoded by the coding sequence ATGATGCGTTCAATGTTTTCTGCGGTATCGGGTTTAAAAGCAGAACAGGCAGCTATGGATGTCATTGGAAATAACGTGGCTAATGTAAATACTGTTGGATTTAAAGCGAGTAGAGTTACTTTTAAGGATGTAATGAGCCAGCTTATAAAGGGTGCGTCGATGCCTCAGGACAATAGAGGCGGTACCAATCCGCAACAGGTAGGATTGGGTGTGGCTATAGGCTCTATTGATACGTTGTTTTCTCAAGGGAGCAGTCAGAGAACTGATAATCCGTTGGATGTCATGATAGATGGAAATGGATTTTTCACTGTAGGGGATCTTACTGGCAGTAAAAGCTATACAAGGGCAGGCAATTTTGGGGTGGACAGCAATGGCAATCTGGTTACAGCAGGTGGACTTTATGTGTACGGTTGGCAGGCCGATAGCACGGGAAAAGTGGATACCTCAGGGAATCTTGTTCCGCTGAATTTATATAACAAAATATCAAAGGAGGCAAAAGCCACTCAAAATATAACAATTGGCGGGAACTTAAACGCGAACCTTGCTGTTAATGACTCCATGACATATAACGAGATGATCTATGATTCACAGGGTAGGACTCATATTATCAATTTAAAATTTACCAAAACAGGTAATAATACCTGGAATTTAGAGGTTACCTCCTATGATCCGGCTCTGGGAGCTACGCTAAATCAGAACGGCACTATAACACCGGTCCAGATATTACAGCCCACGCAGATTTCATTTGATGCCAATGGCAATTTGATAAATCCTAACCCGAATCAGAATAATGGAAGATATATTATAAATTTAAGCGTGTCAGACAGCGATGGCGCTGCCAGTCCACAGAATATCAACCTCGATATAACACCACTTACCCAGTTTGCAGGGGTTGGCAATGAGAAAGATACTATAAAAGAAGTAAGCAAAGACGGCAATCCAGCGGGGACGATGGAGGGATTTAAAATCGATCAATATGGTAACATCATTGTCACCTATTCAAATGGTCAAAATTTCATTATAGGACAGCTGGCTATTGCCAGTATAAGTAATCCTATGGGTTTGGAAAAGGTTGGTGATAACCTTTATAAGTTAACCCCGAATTCAGGTGAGGCAGAATATGGGGCCGCAGGTACCGGCGGTCGAGGAGTATTAAATCCAGGCTCGCTGGAGATGTCTAATGTGGATCTGGCGCAGGAGTTTACAAATATGATCATAACACAGAGGGGATATCAGGCTAATTCCAGGGTTATAACCGCATCAGATACTATGTTACAAGACCTTATAAATATCGTAAGGTAA
- a CDS encoding flagellar hook capping FlgD N-terminal domain-containing protein: MNVNSVNSSSYSVEPDTSVQNNQILGKDDFLKLLITQLSNQDPLQPVDDREFIAQMAQFSALEQIQNINVNMDMMRATALIGKTVDAGSISGIVDGVSIAGSKVYLSVNGNLISISDVKNVK; encoded by the coding sequence ATGAACGTCAATTCAGTAAATTCATCATCTTATTCAGTGGAACCTGATACATCGGTTCAAAATAATCAAATACTGGGTAAAGATGATTTTCTCAAATTGCTCATAACTCAGCTGAGCAACCAGGATCCGTTACAGCCTGTGGATGACAGAGAGTTTATCGCTCAAATGGCGCAATTCAGCGCTTTAGAGCAGATACAAAACATTAATGTCAATATGGATATGATGAGAGCTACAGCTCTCATAGGGAAGACCGTAGATGCGGGAAGTATAAGTGGGATTGTGGATGGTGTATCTATTGCCGGTAGCAAGGTGTACTTATCTGTTAATGGCAATTTAATATCCATAAGCGATGTAAAGAATGTAAAATAA
- a CDS encoding flagellar hook-length control protein FliK produces MIKGGLVCTVKNDKMSTVAAKDLQGITVKEYTEPNISFRKILTLSMDNQKGDSGDSIEDFVNILKSHGIEIMSLIGLLFNNNSIDNKMPLIEKMLTDNGIEVNQSLRNIILKFIENPELLLEVTEDFSQFNRLSGEMSQVTNSEFQKRQSEDVHNDDKITAKGTDMPSDSVIRLDKDILDAEGQQTPKVHIEIKGNQQNEKSEILLHQGTKEIFLEDIKGENKKQGETQYKGIFGGDRVLKVVQDFIQDFKAVIDDKTAPIVNVLKNQGNILQQSQESVLPVKAQDVISQIVNGARVSIDMGASKYSADIKLKPDYLGNISLKIEIDKGVMIAKFEVQNYQVKQIIESNLVQLRDALQSQGINVQNINVTVDTGMGGQLAQDHGNNQWKETGRYRFNEGKVAARNFDDMVIAFKGESGINYLV; encoded by the coding sequence ATGATAAAAGGCGGATTGGTTTGTACTGTGAAAAACGATAAAATGTCGACGGTTGCAGCCAAAGATTTACAGGGTATCACAGTTAAAGAATACACGGAACCAAATATTAGCTTTAGAAAGATTTTGACATTGTCCATGGATAACCAAAAAGGTGATTCAGGTGATTCTATAGAGGATTTTGTTAATATCCTTAAATCTCATGGAATAGAGATCATGTCTTTAATAGGATTATTATTTAATAATAATAGTATTGACAATAAAATGCCATTAATAGAAAAGATGCTGACAGATAACGGCATTGAGGTAAATCAGTCTCTAAGAAATATCATATTGAAATTTATAGAAAATCCTGAGCTTTTGTTAGAAGTGACGGAAGATTTTTCGCAATTTAATAGGCTAAGCGGTGAAATGTCACAGGTTACTAATAGCGAATTTCAAAAGCGGCAGAGCGAGGATGTGCACAACGATGATAAAATTACCGCTAAAGGAACAGACATGCCATCGGATTCTGTGATTAGATTGGACAAGGATATACTGGACGCTGAGGGTCAGCAAACACCCAAAGTACATATTGAGATAAAAGGGAATCAGCAAAATGAAAAGAGTGAGATATTATTGCATCAAGGGACTAAAGAGATTTTTTTGGAAGACATAAAGGGCGAAAATAAAAAGCAAGGTGAAACGCAATATAAGGGCATCTTTGGTGGAGACAGGGTTTTAAAGGTTGTTCAGGATTTCATTCAGGATTTCAAAGCGGTAATCGATGATAAGACGGCTCCTATTGTAAATGTCTTAAAAAATCAAGGTAATATTTTGCAACAGAGTCAAGAAAGTGTGTTGCCGGTAAAGGCACAGGATGTGATCTCACAGATAGTGAACGGCGCAAGAGTATCTATAGATATGGGTGCCAGCAAGTATAGCGCTGATATAAAATTAAAGCCGGACTATTTAGGAAATATTTCCTTGAAGATTGAAATAGATAAAGGAGTTATGATAGCAAAGTTTGAGGTACAGAATTATCAGGTAAAGCAGATTATTGAGTCAAACCTTGTACAACTGAGGGATGCACTCCAGAGCCAGGGTATAAACGTTCAAAACATAAATGTGACGGTAGATACGGGAATGGGAGGACAGCTAGCCCAGGACCATGGCAATAACCAATGGAAAGAAACTGGAAGATACCGCTTTAACGAGGGTAAAGTGGCGGCGAGGAATTTTGATGATATGGTTATCGCTTTTAAAGGTGAGTCTGGTATAAATTATCTCGTATGA
- a CDS encoding MotE family protein, with product MKKVAVTLSIVAVIALISGVLVYFNFFNLKTTIVKQFSSIPVVKNIVASNSLSSAQDKINKEMDYIRNEKIKLQQKADQLNAKEAALKAKEDSLAKLQKSLDEQKSMLQSQSVQIKDLVKYYENMDPQAAAGILEKIQDSNKVAIILKNMQKQAAAQIMENMNPDTAAKITQIMMGQIGP from the coding sequence ATGAAAAAGGTCGCTGTAACTCTCTCTATTGTAGCAGTAATTGCATTGATTTCGGGAGTATTGGTCTATTTTAACTTTTTTAATTTAAAAACGACGATCGTAAAACAATTTTCGTCAATACCCGTTGTTAAAAATATTGTAGCATCTAATTCACTGTCCTCTGCTCAGGATAAGATAAATAAAGAAATGGATTATATAAGAAACGAAAAGATAAAGTTGCAGCAGAAAGCAGACCAGCTCAATGCTAAAGAAGCTGCGTTAAAGGCAAAAGAGGATAGCCTGGCCAAATTGCAGAAATCTCTTGATGAACAGAAAAGTATGTTGCAGTCGCAGTCGGTACAAATAAAAGACCTTGTAAAATACTATGAAAACATGGATCCACAAGCAGCTGCCGGCATACTGGAAAAAATACAGGATAGCAATAAAGTGGCCATTATATTAAAGAATATGCAAAAGCAAGCAGCTGCTCAGATTATGGAAAATATGAATCCGGATACGGCGGCTAAGATCACTCAGATCATGATGGGTCAGATTGGACCGTAA
- a CDS encoding flagellar export protein FliJ: protein MGYVFRLKKIADLNVQRQKKLKIEFSREMMRLQDAVELLNTYISRERDIMDYLKRMESNSSLSALEYQYSYKSLEGVRGDIAAQYDVVRKIQEDVDRIRQELVKISQDVKMLDKLDEKCYKEYIGNLTKIEQKNIDQFICNRYKVKKVI, encoded by the coding sequence ATGGGATATGTGTTCAGGTTGAAAAAAATTGCTGATTTAAATGTTCAGCGGCAAAAAAAATTAAAAATTGAATTTTCCAGAGAGATGATGAGATTACAAGATGCTGTGGAGCTTTTAAATACATATATCAGCAGAGAACGAGATATAATGGATTATTTAAAACGAATGGAGAGCAACTCTTCTTTGAGTGCTCTTGAGTATCAATACTCGTATAAAAGCCTTGAAGGTGTAAGGGGAGATATTGCGGCGCAGTATGACGTGGTAAGAAAAATACAGGAAGATGTGGACAGAATACGACAGGAGCTTGTCAAGATATCACAGGATGTAAAAATGTTGGACAAACTGGACGAAAAGTGCTATAAAGAATATATAGGCAATTTGACCAAAATAGAGCAGAAAAATATAGATCAATTTATCTGCAATAGATATAAAGTAAAAAAGGTGATATAA
- the fliI gene encoding flagellar protein export ATPase FliI, translated as MSRSIELDKYSRIKNKLFYDYIGYVTQVVGLTIRCNLPRAEVGQLCEIVKGDGRHVLAEVVGFEEKGVILMAIGDTEGIRQGCPVRSFGEPLKVRVGAELKGRILNGLGKPIDGNGDIIMGSWRRIHAVPPNPLARKPIKEPFFTGIRAIDGLITCGKGQRFGIFAGSGVGKSTLMGMIARSSSADVNVIALIGERGREVNDFIEKSLGPEGMKKSVVVVSTSDEPAMLRIKAAYTATAIAEYFRDNGCDVMFMMDSVTRFAMAQREIGLAVGEPPVSKGYTPSVFSVLPKLMERTGNGDVGSITALYTVLVDGDDFNEPVTDAVRSILDGHIVLSRKLANSNHYPAIDVLASVSRVMSDVVTEEHLELAAKIKNIMAVYRDFEDLISIGAYKKGSNPEVDYAIERVNKINDFLRQKVNEITDPADIIERMKKIIGD; from the coding sequence ATGAGTAGGAGTATAGAGCTGGATAAATATAGCCGAATTAAAAATAAATTGTTCTACGATTACATAGGCTATGTGACGCAGGTTGTAGGGCTTACCATAAGGTGCAATCTGCCTAGAGCTGAGGTAGGCCAGTTATGTGAGATCGTAAAGGGCGATGGGCGACATGTGCTGGCAGAAGTCGTAGGTTTTGAAGAAAAGGGAGTTATTTTAATGGCGATTGGGGATACGGAGGGCATAAGGCAGGGTTGCCCTGTTAGATCCTTTGGTGAGCCGTTAAAGGTGCGTGTAGGGGCAGAGCTTAAAGGGAGGATTTTAAATGGGCTGGGGAAGCCTATTGATGGCAATGGCGATATCATCATGGGAAGTTGGAGGCGAATCCACGCTGTTCCTCCTAATCCTCTGGCAAGAAAGCCCATAAAAGAGCCGTTTTTTACCGGGATAAGGGCTATTGATGGTCTTATAACCTGCGGCAAAGGCCAGAGGTTTGGCATTTTTGCGGGAAGCGGTGTCGGTAAGAGCACCCTTATGGGTATGATAGCGAGGTCTTCGTCAGCTGATGTAAATGTCATTGCGCTGATCGGAGAGCGGGGACGAGAGGTCAATGACTTCATAGAGAAGTCGCTGGGGCCTGAGGGCATGAAGAAATCGGTGGTCGTCGTATCAACTTCAGATGAGCCTGCGATGCTGAGAATAAAAGCTGCGTATACAGCTACAGCTATAGCCGAGTATTTCAGGGATAATGGCTGCGACGTGATGTTCATGATGGATTCGGTCACCAGGTTTGCCATGGCTCAACGCGAAATAGGATTGGCAGTAGGGGAACCTCCTGTTTCAAAGGGCTATACTCCTTCGGTTTTTTCAGTGCTTCCAAAGCTCATGGAGAGGACCGGCAACGGAGATGTGGGTTCGATAACCGCTCTTTACACCGTTTTGGTAGATGGAGATGACTTCAACGAACCGGTTACAGATGCGGTCAGGAGCATATTAGACGGCCATATAGTGCTGTCAAGGAAGCTGGCTAATAGCAATCATTATCCGGCAATCGACGTGCTGGCCAGTGTGAGCAGGGTTATGTCGGATGTGGTAACGGAAGAGCACCTGGAACTAGCGGCGAAAATAAAGAACATCATGGCTGTATACCGGGATTTTGAAGACCTTATTTCCATAGGGGCTTATAAAAAAGGAAGCAATCCAGAGGTCGATTATGCAATAGAGAGAGTGAATAAAATAAATGACTTTTTAAGACAAAAGGTTAATGAGATAACTGATCCGGCGGATATTATAGAGCGGATGAAAAAGATAATAGGTGATTGA